A window of Thermococcus sp. genomic DNA:
GAGTGAAGAGGTAAAAAGAAAACTGGAGAGGGTTATGCTCTACTACCTCAAAGACATCAACGTCCAGTCCCTTCTCATGGCCGCGCTCCTCCTGGAGGAGAACTTTGGGGTCGAAGGTGACCCTGTCAATCTGGTTGCGGACGAGCTCATCGGAATCAACATCGCGGAGTACATAGGTGGTAAAATGGCCCTCTTCAACTTCTTCTACTACGACACGAGGAAGCCGGGAATTCTCGCCGAGCTACCACCTTTTTTGGACGACG
This region includes:
- the cobZ gene encoding alpha-ribazole phosphatase CobZ → MNAEELLQKLERFGITLKDMLDTAMELYVGEESEEVKRKLERVMLYYLKDINVQSLLMAALLLEENFGVEGDPVNLVADELIGINIAEYIGGKMALFNFFYYDTRKPGILAELPPFLDDAIGGFIAGCMTRLFQEDFE